From a region of the Procambarus clarkii isolate CNS0578487 chromosome 2, FALCON_Pclarkii_2.0, whole genome shotgun sequence genome:
- the LOC123749834 gene encoding uncharacterized protein isoform X1: MTLGEEAEQVFAYLSRYNSTTKNMLKAERTEELTEGAVFWNHRKIDGLARALVTRLRKARETEITVSNEIDKLDVQKSLIQEWRSDLQMICKELELNTGTTSKNIKYSIEAVADSIRHRKNLIATDAASSKMRSSLRHRNECDRKKLQGFIKIYNSENSEILSEKDAIEGILPWHNLLPHHSQNVSLAQKKKAVEDVELQKRSREEQQHTVQEMLHYLAYYKNKREILTEHTEELLCGIFPSYLSKDPNKYTIEEKHLSTKNKSGILALLKQGQKMCSDKLSDAKRLFGYQEEDVDVSEPYLELCDSEDDDDEDEDLLLNS, from the exons atgactttaggggaagaggcagagcaagtgtttgcatacctctcacgatacaactctacaactaaaaacatgctgaaagctg aaagaacagaagaactcacagagggtgcagtcttttggaaccatcgaaaaattgatggactggctcgtgcattagttactcgactcagaaag gccagagagacggaaataacagtttcaaatgagatcgacaaacttgatgttcaaaagtcattgattcaagaatggcgatctgacctacaaatgatttgtaaggagttagagttaaacactggaacaacctcgaagaacataaaatattctatcgaggcagttgcagactctatcaggcatcgcaaaaatctgattgccactgatgcag catccagtaaaatgcgctcttccctccggcacagaaatgagtgtgataggaaaaagcttcaaggcttcataaaaatctacaatagtgaaaactctgaaattctcagtgaaaaggatgcaatagaaggtatcctgccatggcacaatttattgcctcatcatagccaaaatg tgtcccttgctcaaaaaaagaaggcagtagaagatgtggagcttcagaagagatccagagaagagcaacaacacactgttcaagaaatgctgcattatctcgcatattacaagaataagagagagattttaaccgaacatactgaagagttgttatgtggaatttttccttcatatctaagcaag gatcctaacaagtacactattgaagagaagcacctatcaaccaaaaataagagtggaatcttggctcttttgaagcaagggcaaaagatgtgttctgacaagctgagtgatgcaaagcgtttatttggataccaggaagaggatgttgatgtttccgagccctacctggagctttgtgacagtgaagatgatgatgatgaagatgaagatttactactaaactcatga